In the genome of Bremerella sp. JC817, one region contains:
- the rph gene encoding ribonuclease PH — protein MPRHDGRSASDLRSIKIKRRYTKNAAGSVLIQAGTTTVLCTASVESSVPPWLKGSEKGWVTAEYNMLPGSTPTRKVRKVDGRTTEIQRLIGRSLRAVVDLEALGEQMITVDCDVLDADGGTRTASITGAFIALADAISTIELPDPKRPVFKDSLAAVSVGIVNGAPVLDLDYVEDFAATVDMNVVMTGSGKFIEIQGTGEEATFSEEELAKLLKLAKGGIKQLTEMQQKALGKKWPV, from the coding sequence ATGCCCCGTCACGATGGCCGTTCTGCTTCCGATCTTCGCTCGATTAAAATCAAGCGTCGCTACACCAAGAACGCTGCCGGCAGTGTCTTGATCCAAGCCGGCACCACGACCGTGCTTTGCACCGCGAGTGTCGAGTCGTCGGTTCCACCTTGGTTGAAGGGAAGCGAAAAGGGCTGGGTCACCGCCGAGTACAACATGCTGCCAGGCAGTACGCCGACGCGTAAAGTTCGTAAGGTCGATGGACGCACCACCGAGATCCAGCGGTTGATCGGTCGAAGCTTGCGAGCTGTCGTCGATCTGGAAGCGTTGGGCGAACAGATGATCACGGTCGACTGCGACGTGCTGGATGCCGACGGCGGCACGCGAACCGCCAGCATCACCGGCGCGTTCATCGCCTTGGCCGATGCGATCAGCACGATTGAACTGCCAGATCCGAAGCGACCAGTGTTCAAAGACAGCTTGGCCGCGGTCAGCGTCGGGATCGTCAACGGTGCCCCTGTGCTCGACCTCGACTATGTCGAAGACTTTGCCGCCACGGTCGACATGAATGTCGTGATGACTGGCAGCGGCAAGTTCATCGAGATCCAAGGGACCGGCGAAGAAGCCACCTTCAGCGAAGAAGAGCTGGCCAAACTATTGAAGCTGGCCAAGGGTGGCATCAAGCAGCTTACCGAGATGCAGCAAAAGGCTCTTGGTAAAAAGTGGCCAGTCTAA
- the argF gene encoding ornithine carbamoyltransferase — MRHFLSLFDVSDDELKRIFELGHQLKARLKSGVREPVLQGKVAGLLFEKPSLRTRVSFEAGMAQLGGSSLFLGEDVGWGKREAPQDFSRVIGQYLDVIVCRAKGHEKVETLAKYADTIIINGLTDLCHPCQALADLMTIHEEFGKLEGQKLTFVGDGNNVSRSLALACAKTGMTFSIAAPKGYEIEQEFIDRVLKHAPGAKIEQTSDPIEAVTGACAVYTDVWASMGQEAEQAKREKDFADFQVNGKLMAAAEKDAIFLHCLPAKRGQEVTDEVMDCPTSRIVEQAGNRMHAQKGLLVWLLTEAVDKIHVD; from the coding sequence ATGCGACATTTCTTGAGCTTATTTGACGTTTCCGACGACGAACTAAAGCGAATTTTCGAGCTCGGGCATCAGCTCAAAGCACGCTTGAAGTCGGGCGTCCGCGAGCCTGTCCTGCAGGGTAAAGTGGCCGGGCTGTTGTTCGAGAAGCCGTCGCTGCGTACGCGTGTTAGCTTCGAGGCCGGCATGGCTCAGCTTGGCGGAAGCAGTCTCTTTCTCGGCGAAGATGTCGGCTGGGGAAAGCGGGAAGCTCCGCAAGATTTCAGCCGCGTGATTGGTCAGTACCTGGACGTGATCGTCTGTCGTGCGAAAGGACACGAGAAGGTCGAAACGTTGGCCAAGTACGCTGATACCATCATCATCAACGGCCTGACCGACCTGTGCCATCCGTGCCAGGCCCTGGCCGACCTGATGACCATTCATGAAGAGTTCGGCAAGCTGGAAGGCCAGAAGCTGACGTTCGTTGGGGATGGCAACAACGTTTCGCGCAGCCTGGCGTTGGCATGTGCCAAGACCGGCATGACCTTCTCGATCGCCGCGCCCAAGGGCTATGAAATCGAGCAAGAGTTCATCGATCGCGTTTTGAAGCATGCCCCCGGCGCGAAGATCGAACAGACCAGCGACCCAATCGAAGCGGTCACCGGTGCTTGTGCGGTTTACACTGACGTCTGGGCCAGCATGGGTCAGGAAGCGGAACAAGCCAAACGCGAGAAAGACTTCGCCGACTTCCAGGTGAATGGCAAGCTGATGGCGGCTGCCGAAAAGGACGCGATCTTCCTACACTGCTTGCCTGCCAAGCGAGGTCAGGAAGTGACCGACGAAGTGATGGACTGCCCAACCAGCCGCATCGTCGAACAGGCCGGCAACCGTATGCATGCCCAGAAGGGTCTGCTGGTCTGGTTGCTGACCGAAGCCGTCGACAAGATTCACGTCGACTAG
- a CDS encoding aspartate aminotransferase family protein, translating to MSTTDQEHLSSADTVQLFEKYVVPNYVRYPVNLVRGEGSKVWDAEGKEYLDFFPGWGCNLLGHCPDMVVAAVQEQVATLIHVPNTWHMDVQGEWAKMLSDRSFGGKAFFCNSGAEANEAAIKLARLHTPDEKYKIITFLGGFHGRTYGAVTATAQPKYHQGIGPMMAGFTYAPHGDLEAVRDLVDEHTCAIMIEPIQGEGGVKLPPEGFLAGLRKIADENNLLLIFDEVQTGCGRTGEWFGYQHFGVQPDILTLAKSLCGGVAGGAMLTTPEIAASLKPGMHAATFGGNPLAARAGIAAIQQIERDNLLEKAKQISEIFRERLTALKEECDLIQEVRVAGLMIGVELSVDGAPAVKACLEKQLLINCTQGRVIRLLPAMNVSEEEVHHGCDILADVLKNLPTTAE from the coding sequence ATGTCGACCACCGATCAAGAGCACCTAAGCTCTGCGGACACCGTTCAGCTTTTTGAAAAGTACGTGGTGCCGAACTACGTCCGCTATCCGGTGAACCTGGTGCGTGGCGAAGGTTCCAAGGTTTGGGATGCTGAAGGGAAAGAGTATCTCGACTTCTTTCCGGGTTGGGGCTGCAACCTGCTGGGGCACTGCCCCGACATGGTCGTCGCTGCCGTTCAAGAACAGGTCGCCACGCTGATCCATGTTCCTAATACCTGGCACATGGATGTCCAAGGCGAATGGGCGAAGATGCTTTCCGACCGCAGCTTTGGCGGCAAGGCCTTCTTCTGTAACAGCGGCGCGGAAGCGAACGAAGCCGCGATCAAGCTGGCTCGTCTGCACACGCCGGACGAAAAGTACAAGATCATCACCTTCCTCGGTGGTTTTCATGGTCGAACCTACGGTGCCGTCACCGCGACCGCGCAGCCAAAGTATCACCAGGGAATCGGCCCAATGATGGCTGGTTTCACGTATGCTCCTCACGGCGATCTGGAAGCGGTTCGTGATCTGGTCGACGAGCATACTTGTGCCATCATGATCGAACCGATCCAGGGGGAAGGGGGCGTAAAGCTTCCGCCGGAAGGATTCCTGGCAGGTCTCCGAAAGATCGCCGACGAAAACAACCTGCTGCTGATCTTCGACGAAGTGCAGACCGGTTGCGGTCGAACGGGCGAATGGTTTGGCTATCAGCACTTTGGTGTTCAGCCCGATATTCTGACCCTGGCCAAGAGCTTGTGTGGTGGTGTCGCTGGCGGTGCCATGCTGACCACGCCTGAAATTGCCGCCAGCTTGAAGCCTGGCATGCATGCCGCCACATTCGGTGGCAATCCGTTGGCTGCCCGAGCCGGCATCGCGGCGATCCAGCAGATCGAACGTGATAACCTGCTGGAAAAAGCCAAGCAGATCAGCGAAATCTTCCGCGAGCGACTCACCGCTTTGAAGGAAGAGTGCGATCTGATTCAAGAGGTTCGCGTCGCAGGCCTGATGATCGGCGTTGAACTTTCGGTCGATGGTGCTCCTGCCGTGAAGGCGTGCCTCGAAAAGCAACTGCTGATCAACTGCACGCAAGGTCGTGTGATTCGCTTGTTGCCAGCCATGAATGTCAGCGAGGAAGAAGTCCATCATGGTTGTGACATTCTGGCCGACGTTCTGAAGAATCTGCCCACCACGGCAGAGTAG
- the argB gene encoding acetylglutamate kinase, whose protein sequence is MKEAIEKADVLIEALGWIRRFRNKVTVIKLGGSVMENPDALRHCLIDIVFMETVGMRPVVIHGGGAAISRAMAEAKIEPHFIQGRRYTDDATLKIVEEILAGKVCRNITQEIEDIGGRAMSLNLDPQCVLFGERMTLPGKDGEEIDLGHVGDVTEVDRATIENLCYAGQVPIIPSMCIDKKTGQKLNVNADTAANAVAEALGAEKLVFLSDVNGVRTDKDNPDTLVHSLNREKALSMIESGQIASGMIPKVEACLETLERGVGKVHIIDGRLRHSLLLEIYTNTGVGTEIVL, encoded by the coding sequence TTGAAAGAAGCCATCGAAAAAGCGGACGTCCTGATTGAAGCCTTGGGATGGATCCGCCGCTTCCGCAACAAAGTCACGGTCATCAAGTTGGGCGGAAGCGTTATGGAAAATCCAGACGCACTTCGTCACTGTTTGATTGATATTGTCTTCATGGAAACCGTCGGCATGCGTCCGGTCGTTATCCATGGAGGTGGTGCTGCCATCAGCCGCGCAATGGCCGAAGCGAAGATCGAGCCCCACTTCATCCAGGGACGTCGCTACACCGACGACGCCACGCTGAAGATCGTCGAAGAGATTCTGGCCGGCAAAGTCTGTCGCAACATCACGCAAGAGATCGAAGACATCGGCGGCCGCGCGATGAGCTTGAACCTCGATCCGCAATGCGTGCTGTTTGGCGAACGCATGACCTTGCCTGGCAAAGATGGCGAAGAGATCGATCTGGGCCACGTTGGCGACGTGACTGAAGTCGACCGTGCGACGATCGAGAACCTGTGCTACGCCGGCCAGGTGCCGATCATCCCGAGCATGTGCATCGACAAGAAGACCGGTCAGAAGCTGAACGTCAACGCCGACACGGCCGCCAATGCCGTTGCCGAAGCCCTGGGCGCCGAAAAGCTGGTCTTCCTGTCCGACGTCAATGGTGTGCGTACCGACAAAGACAATCCCGACACGCTCGTCCACTCGCTCAACCGCGAGAAGGCGTTGAGCATGATTGAGTCTGGGCAGATCGCCTCGGGTATGATCCCTAAGGTCGAAGCCTGCCTTGAGACGCTCGAACGGGGCGTCGGCAAGGTCCACATTATCGACGGCCGTCTGCGTCACTCGCTGCTGCTGGAAATTTACACCAACACTGGGGTGGGCACCGAAATCGTCCTGTAA
- a CDS encoding DUF1559 domain-containing protein — MRSSLPRTVRGFTLVELLVVIAIIGVLIALLLPAVQQAREAARRMQCSNQLKQLALSMHNYHDTYKLFPPGSVNLSATAAANQNLTNWAIAILPYMEQGALFERYDATVFNSHANNLDVLKTTLPAMMCPSDLATDVLVTPSQLVSTDIAPGSYKGNMGRRFRGANGYFDYPPYAGTYTAAEKASIGPLHVTGVNGLTCERFASISDGSTNTLLIGEYHTKTRPDCKTFWASSQNFHNLGAAQPESYTRIPDWEACYIATGSSQHWKCYRAFASLHAAGTINFAMCDGSVTSLPQTIDSVVFEALSTIGRSEVATLP, encoded by the coding sequence ATGCGATCTTCTCTGCCTCGTACCGTCCGTGGTTTTACCTTGGTGGAACTGCTGGTCGTGATTGCCATCATCGGCGTTCTGATTGCCCTGCTGTTGCCCGCTGTCCAGCAAGCGCGCGAAGCGGCTCGGCGAATGCAATGCAGCAACCAACTCAAGCAGTTGGCGTTGTCGATGCACAACTATCACGACACCTACAAGCTTTTCCCGCCAGGTAGTGTGAACCTGAGTGCGACCGCCGCGGCGAATCAGAACCTGACCAATTGGGCGATCGCGATCTTGCCGTACATGGAACAGGGCGCACTCTTCGAACGGTACGATGCCACCGTGTTTAACTCGCACGCCAACAACTTGGACGTGCTGAAAACCACGCTGCCGGCAATGATGTGTCCCTCGGATCTGGCGACCGATGTGCTGGTCACGCCGAGCCAGTTGGTGTCCACCGACATCGCCCCAGGGTCTTACAAAGGCAACATGGGGCGGCGATTCCGGGGTGCGAACGGTTACTTCGACTATCCACCCTACGCCGGGACCTACACCGCGGCCGAGAAGGCATCGATTGGGCCACTGCATGTGACCGGTGTGAATGGCCTGACGTGCGAGCGATTCGCATCGATCTCAGACGGTTCGACCAACACGCTGTTGATTGGCGAATATCACACCAAGACGCGGCCTGACTGTAAGACCTTCTGGGCAAGCTCGCAGAACTTTCACAACCTGGGTGCGGCTCAGCCGGAGTCGTACACGCGCATTCCAGACTGGGAGGCCTGTTACATTGCGACCGGCAGCAGTCAGCATTGGAAGTGTTATCGCGCGTTCGCTTCGCTGCATGCGGCCGGCACTATCAACTTCGCGATGTGCGATGGCTCGGTGACCTCGCTTCCGCAAACAATCGACAGCGTGGTGTTCGAGGCGCTCTCGACGATTGGTCGCAGCGAAGTCGCCACGCTCCCCTAA
- a CDS encoding peroxiredoxin-like family protein translates to MSHYAPFVPAPRVSLIDAQGESIPLSQLYGQRPLLLQFSRHLGCVFCVDHAKQLLKNYETFQRHKIDVALVIMGEAEEARKFREALKLTFPVYADPDQSVYRAFDVPRGNVWQVAGPHLWWEGLKALTRSGIGVPKGDLMQLSGTYLIDTNGLIVWDFRPASSVEFPSIDEILVAADTLSPIADA, encoded by the coding sequence ATGTCGCACTACGCCCCGTTCGTACCTGCCCCACGTGTTTCGCTGATCGACGCCCAGGGAGAGTCGATTCCGTTGTCGCAACTCTATGGTCAGCGGCCACTATTGCTGCAGTTCTCGCGTCATCTGGGGTGCGTCTTCTGCGTCGATCATGCCAAGCAACTGCTGAAGAACTACGAAACATTCCAGCGGCATAAGATCGACGTCGCTTTGGTGATCATGGGCGAGGCGGAAGAGGCTCGCAAGTTCCGCGAAGCTTTGAAGCTGACCTTCCCGGTCTATGCCGATCCAGACCAAAGTGTCTACCGAGCTTTTGATGTGCCCCGAGGCAACGTTTGGCAAGTTGCCGGTCCACATCTTTGGTGGGAAGGTCTTAAGGCATTAACACGGAGCGGTATCGGTGTTCCGAAAGGCGACCTGATGCAGCTTTCGGGGACCTATCTGATCGATACCAACGGGCTGATCGTGTGGGACTTCCGACCGGCTTCGTCGGTCGAGTTTCCGAGCATCGATGAAATTCTGGTTGCGGCCGATACACTCTCGCCGATTGCGGACGCCTGA
- a CDS encoding MATE family efflux transporter, which translates to MSMTQAEQTAPKTSMTSKGDLSAVMIIATPALAEQFLEFCVGTTDTWLAGNCLSAENSVPAVAAVGLMAYTCWMIFVICASIGIGATAVVARQIGAGNWKDAELATEQAISLGMILSAITTVVLWFLADDYVAAMQLEDRAYELALQYLYILIPSIPGFMMIAVTTACLHGAGDTVTGLIVMTIVNVLNIAISAALAIGIGPIPTLGWSGIAIGTAVSHVIGGILLLAILFQGRAHLKVEWRGMWPDPVRMRRLLRVGLPGGLNDAIVLSAHLWYLGIINSLGTTQAAAHGLAIRLESPGFLSAWAFAVAASSLTGQHLGANNPARAKRATYVSLSICFAMLSAYSLIIIFGGNWLTGVFLGFPEEGSRAFDTSEAVLRILWIMAVCLPFYSVFSVLSGSLRGAGDTTWPLLITFIGFIGVRMPFTYWMVWEQCELPLVGIEVTGLGWGLTGAWIAMLLDNIVRMLLICVRYWDGTWTRIEV; encoded by the coding sequence ATGTCGATGACGCAGGCCGAACAAACTGCGCCGAAGACGTCTATGACGTCGAAGGGAGATCTGAGCGCGGTGATGATCATCGCGACGCCAGCCCTCGCCGAGCAGTTCCTCGAATTCTGCGTGGGGACGACCGATACCTGGCTGGCGGGCAACTGCTTGTCGGCTGAGAACTCGGTCCCAGCAGTCGCGGCCGTTGGCCTGATGGCCTACACCTGCTGGATGATCTTCGTCATCTGTGCTTCGATCGGGATTGGTGCGACGGCGGTCGTGGCCCGGCAAATCGGAGCGGGTAACTGGAAAGATGCCGAGCTCGCCACCGAACAAGCGATCTCGCTTGGGATGATTCTTTCGGCGATCACGACCGTGGTGCTTTGGTTTCTGGCCGACGACTATGTCGCCGCGATGCAGCTAGAAGACCGTGCTTACGAGCTTGCGCTGCAGTATCTTTACATCCTGATACCGTCGATCCCTGGCTTCATGATGATCGCCGTGACAACTGCCTGTTTGCACGGGGCAGGGGACACCGTCACCGGCCTGATTGTCATGACGATCGTCAACGTATTGAACATTGCCATTAGTGCGGCGTTGGCTATCGGCATCGGTCCGATTCCAACTCTTGGTTGGAGCGGCATCGCCATCGGCACCGCGGTTTCGCACGTGATTGGTGGCATCCTGCTGCTGGCGATCTTGTTCCAAGGCCGCGCTCACTTGAAGGTGGAATGGCGTGGCATGTGGCCTGATCCGGTTCGTATGCGGAGATTACTGCGGGTTGGCTTGCCAGGCGGACTCAACGACGCCATCGTGTTGTCGGCGCACCTCTGGTATCTCGGAATCATCAACAGTCTCGGCACCACTCAGGCCGCCGCTCATGGATTGGCGATCCGATTAGAGTCGCCTGGCTTTCTGTCGGCGTGGGCGTTCGCGGTAGCCGCATCGTCCCTGACCGGACAACACCTCGGCGCCAACAATCCGGCAAGGGCGAAACGAGCGACTTACGTTTCGCTGTCGATCTGCTTCGCCATGTTATCGGCTTACTCGTTAATCATCATCTTCGGTGGCAACTGGCTGACCGGCGTATTCCTGGGCTTTCCAGAAGAAGGAAGCCGAGCGTTCGACACCAGCGAGGCTGTGCTCCGCATCTTGTGGATCATGGCGGTCTGCTTGCCGTTTTACTCGGTCTTCTCGGTTCTCAGCGGTTCGCTGCGCGGGGCAGGGGATACGACCTGGCCTCTGCTGATCACCTTCATCGGCTTCATCGGCGTTCGTATGCCGTTCACCTATTGGATGGTGTGGGAGCAGTGCGAACTCCCGTTGGTTGGCATCGAAGTCACCGGCCTCGGCTGGGGCCTGACCGGTGCTTGGATCGCGATGCTGCTGGACAACATCGTCCGCATGCTTCTGATCTGCGTTCGGTACTGGGACGGTACCTGGACACGCATCGAAGTCTAA
- a CDS encoding FAD-dependent oxidoreductase: MEKQRIVILGGGFGGVYTASELMRRLTRYHKAKADLEVILVSEENYITFQPLLSEVVSGAVEQLHVISPIRRIAPGVQLYVRRVEKIDVENKTVQLAPGLTPRSETISYDHLVIALGNQLAHHMVPGLYEHAIPFKYLGDALRLRNHIVQMLEEASVCQDPEERKRLLTFTVAGGGFSGVECIAEMDDFLKKAVRAFPNIGPGDLRMVLIQSADRILPEMKENLASYADKLLRKRGIEILIGQRLHEVSADRAIMLDKQTKVEQTIMTRTVVATVPVEPHPVILDTPLEKEKGRVLVSDEMESTSHPGVWSLGDCAAVPSGEGYFSPPTAQYAVRQATLCAENILGTVLGKPRRQFKFAGLGKLASLGARSAVAEVFGFTFSGFFAWVMWRAIYVGKMPGLDRKVRVFIDWLKDFFLPRDITQLNVHNEQNVRREHLAAGQTLFHQGDFGDRLYFVVSGKLEIELDGKIVGTTGEGDVIGELALLSHIARTATVRAVDPTDLVSLPKDAFDSIIKYVPGAADAMAEIHQERLKKLQIEQPTADS; the protein is encoded by the coding sequence ATGGAAAAGCAACGGATCGTGATTCTAGGTGGTGGGTTCGGTGGCGTTTATACGGCCAGCGAACTGATGCGACGTCTGACGCGTTACCACAAAGCCAAAGCCGATTTGGAAGTCATTCTGGTCAGTGAAGAAAACTATATCACGTTTCAACCGTTACTTTCGGAAGTGGTGTCGGGTGCGGTCGAACAGTTACACGTGATCAGTCCGATTCGTCGGATTGCACCGGGCGTTCAGCTTTACGTTCGTCGTGTCGAAAAGATCGACGTCGAAAATAAAACCGTCCAGCTTGCTCCGGGGCTGACGCCACGCTCGGAAACCATCTCGTACGATCATCTGGTGATCGCCCTGGGTAACCAATTGGCCCATCACATGGTGCCAGGACTTTACGAGCACGCGATCCCGTTCAAGTATCTGGGCGATGCCCTTCGCCTTCGAAATCATATCGTGCAAATGCTGGAAGAAGCCAGCGTTTGCCAGGATCCGGAAGAACGAAAGCGACTTTTGACGTTCACGGTCGCCGGTGGTGGCTTCTCTGGCGTCGAGTGTATCGCGGAAATGGATGACTTCCTGAAGAAGGCGGTCCGTGCTTTCCCCAACATCGGGCCAGGCGATCTACGGATGGTGCTGATCCAAAGTGCCGATCGCATTCTTCCTGAAATGAAAGAGAATCTGGCCAGCTATGCGGACAAGCTGCTTCGCAAACGGGGCATCGAGATTCTCATCGGTCAGCGATTGCATGAAGTGTCGGCCGATCGGGCAATCATGCTCGACAAGCAAACCAAGGTCGAGCAAACGATCATGACGCGAACCGTGGTTGCCACGGTGCCGGTCGAGCCACATCCTGTGATCCTCGATACACCACTGGAAAAAGAAAAAGGCCGCGTGCTGGTCAGCGACGAGATGGAATCGACCAGCCACCCTGGTGTTTGGAGTCTGGGGGACTGTGCCGCCGTGCCGAGTGGCGAAGGCTACTTCAGCCCGCCCACCGCACAATATGCCGTGCGCCAGGCGACCCTCTGCGCCGAGAACATCCTTGGCACGGTGCTTGGCAAGCCGCGTCGTCAGTTCAAGTTCGCAGGCCTCGGCAAGCTTGCCTCATTGGGTGCCCGTAGTGCGGTCGCCGAAGTCTTCGGTTTCACGTTTTCTGGTTTCTTTGCCTGGGTCATGTGGCGAGCGATCTATGTCGGCAAGATGCCGGGGCTCGATCGCAAGGTGCGTGTGTTTATCGACTGGCTGAAAGACTTCTTCCTGCCGCGTGACATTACGCAGCTCAACGTTCACAACGAACAAAACGTTCGTCGTGAACATCTGGCTGCTGGCCAAACGTTGTTCCATCAAGGCGACTTTGGTGATCGGCTTTACTTCGTGGTGAGCGGCAAGCTCGAGATCGAACTGGATGGCAAGATTGTCGGCACGACGGGCGAAGGGGACGTGATTGGCGAGTTGGCGCTGCTGTCGCATATCGCACGAACCGCGACCGTGCGTGCGGTCGATCCGACCGACCTGGTCAGCCTGCCGAAGGATGCCTTCGACTCGATCATCAAGTACGTGCCAGGTGCCGCCGATGCCATGGCCGAGATTCATCAAGAGCGGCTGAAGAAGCTGCAGATCGAACAGCCAACGGCTGACAGCTAA
- a CDS encoding MBL fold metallo-hydrolase, producing the protein MHRMKIRVLMPSVDTPCRLHYTTSVLIDGHLAIDTGGLPYLRTVEEQRQVDHILLTHSHIDHIGGLPIFIDNTYQPTPQCPEIYAGSATWDSLEKHIFNDLIWPNLDRIGGTEAPFYRKHVVDAHRSFTVGKYQVTPIPMEHIVPTLGYLLEEETGNVLFAWDTAPFPEFVKMIDSISNLKAIFLDASFPNKLGWLAEKSQHTTPSQFGRMVEQVPSNVRVIAMHLKPGHHDELIEELQQLNLPNVEVACGEAVYEI; encoded by the coding sequence ATGCATCGAATGAAAATCCGCGTGCTTATGCCATCGGTCGACACACCCTGTCGACTCCACTATACGACATCGGTTTTGATCGACGGCCATCTTGCGATCGATACTGGGGGACTTCCTTACCTGAGAACGGTCGAAGAGCAGCGGCAAGTCGATCACATCTTGCTGACGCATTCGCATATTGACCACATCGGGGGGCTGCCGATCTTCATCGACAACACCTATCAGCCGACCCCGCAGTGCCCGGAGATCTACGCTGGATCGGCGACGTGGGACAGTCTCGAGAAACATATCTTCAACGATCTGATTTGGCCCAATCTCGATCGTATTGGCGGGACCGAAGCCCCGTTCTATCGCAAACATGTGGTCGACGCGCATCGCTCCTTCACCGTCGGCAAGTATCAGGTCACGCCAATCCCCATGGAACATATCGTTCCGACCCTCGGTTACTTGCTGGAAGAGGAAACCGGCAACGTGCTGTTTGCCTGGGACACGGCGCCGTTCCCTGAGTTCGTGAAGATGATCGATTCGATCTCGAACCTGAAAGCGATCTTCCTCGACGCGAGCTTTCCCAACAAGCTTGGCTGGCTGGCCGAGAAGAGTCAGCACACGACTCCCAGCCAGTTCGGGCGGATGGTCGAACAAGTTCCATCCAATGTCCGCGTCATCGCGATGCACTTGAAGCCAGGGCATCATGATGAATTGATTGAAGAGCTTCAGCAGCTCAACCTTCCGAATGTGGAAGTAGCTTGTGGCGAGGCCGTTTACGAGATCTAA
- a CDS encoding glutamate synthase subunit beta, with translation MGKPTGFMEFQRNTIPYRDPLVRINDYNEFQIEVTDSHLQTQGARCMDCGVPFCQSTTGCPVDNLIPEWNDLVYRGRWREALDRLHKTNNFPEFTGRVCPAPCENACVLGITNPPVSIKNIECSIIDRGFEEGWVTALVPEHRTGKKVAIIGSGPAGLAAAEQLNKAGHNVTVYERDDRIGGLLMYGIPNMKLDKDTVQRRVDLMEAAGVKFVTNAHVGQNVDVAELKEKNDAIILATGATKPRDLPIPGRELNGVHFAMDFLRANTKSLLDSKLADGKYISAEGKDVIVIGGGDTGTDCIGTSIRHGCNSVVNFELLPQPPAERAPDNPWPQWARIFRVDYGHQEAEAKFGNDPREYCILSKEFVDDGNGNLAGIKTVNVQWTKDDSGRWNMAEVPGSEKVFKADIVMLAMGFLGPEATLVEKLGLETDQRSNFKADYGRFATSIDGVFAAGDCRRGQSLVVWAINEGRAAARECDKYLMGATTLP, from the coding sequence ATGGGTAAGCCAACTGGGTTTATGGAATTTCAGCGGAACACGATTCCATATCGCGACCCGCTGGTTCGAATCAACGACTACAACGAGTTTCAGATTGAAGTCACCGACAGCCACCTGCAAACGCAGGGAGCCCGGTGCATGGACTGTGGCGTGCCTTTCTGCCAAAGCACGACCGGCTGCCCTGTCGACAATCTGATTCCGGAATGGAACGACCTGGTCTACCGCGGACGTTGGCGCGAAGCGCTCGATCGTCTGCACAAGACCAACAACTTCCCAGAGTTCACCGGTCGTGTTTGCCCGGCTCCTTGCGAAAACGCTTGTGTGCTTGGCATCACCAATCCTCCGGTCTCGATCAAGAACATCGAATGTTCGATCATTGATCGTGGCTTTGAAGAAGGTTGGGTGACCGCTCTGGTGCCGGAACATCGTACCGGTAAGAAGGTTGCCATCATCGGTTCTGGTCCAGCCGGTTTGGCCGCGGCAGAACAGTTGAACAAAGCTGGGCACAACGTCACCGTTTACGAACGTGACGACCGTATCGGTGGCTTGCTCATGTACGGTATTCCGAACATGAAGCTCGACAAAGATACTGTTCAGCGTCGTGTCGATTTGATGGAAGCTGCCGGCGTCAAGTTTGTCACCAACGCCCATGTTGGCCAGAACGTTGATGTCGCCGAGCTGAAAGAAAAGAACGACGCGATCATCCTCGCCACGGGTGCCACCAAGCCTCGCGATCTGCCAATCCCAGGTCGAGAGCTGAATGGTGTTCACTTCGCCATGGACTTCCTGCGAGCTAACACCAAGAGCTTGCTCGATTCCAAACTGGCCGACGGCAAATACATCTCGGCCGAGGGCAAAGATGTGATCGTCATCGGTGGTGGTGATACGGGTACCGACTGTATCGGCACTTCGATTCGTCACGGCTGCAACAGCGTCGTGAACTTCGAGTTGCTGCCGCAGCCACCAGCCGAACGTGCTCCTGACAACCCATGGCCGCAATGGGCTCGTATCTTCCGCGTTGACTACGGTCACCAGGAAGCCGAAGCCAAGTTTGGCAACGATCCACGCGAATACTGCATCCTGTCGAAGGAATTCGTCGACGACGGTAACGGCAACCTGGCCGGTATCAAGACGGTGAACGTGCAGTGGACCAAAGACGACAGCGGTCGTTGGAATATGGCCGAAGTCCCTGGCAGCGAGAAGGTCTTCAAGGCCGACATCGTGATGCTGGCCATGGGCTTCCTCGGTCCAGAAGCGACCTTGGTCGAAAAGCTGGGTTTGGAAACCGATCAGCGTTCCAACTTTAAAGCAGACTACGGTCGTTTCGCAACGTCGATCGACGGTGTCTTCGCCGCTGGTGACTGCCGCCGCGGTCAGAGCCTCGTAGTTTGGGCCATCAACGAAGGCCGTGCCGCTGCTCGCGAATGTGATAAGTACCTCATGGGAGCTACCACGCTCCCGTAA